One genomic window of Saccharomyces cerevisiae S288C chromosome XII, complete sequence includes the following:
- the UPS1 gene encoding Ups1p (Phosphatidic acid transfer protein; plays a role in phospholipid metabolism by transporting phosphatidic acid from the outer to the inner mitochondrial membrane; localizes to the mitochondrial intermembrane space; null mutant has altered cardiolipin and phosphatidic acid levels; ortholog of human PRELI), with protein MVLLHKSTHIFPTDFASVSRAFFNRYPNPYSPHVLSIDTISRNVDQEGNLRTTRLLKKSGKLPTWVKPFLRGITETWIIEVSVVNPANSTMKTYTRNLDHTGIMKVEEYTTYQFDSATSSTIADSRVKFSSGFNMGIKSKVEDWSRTKFDENVKKSRMGMAFVIQKLEEARNPQF; from the coding sequence ATGGTCCTTTTACACAAAAGCACACATATATTTCCTACCGATTTTGCCTCTGTTTCACGCGCCTTTTTTAATAGATACCCCAATCCATACTCCCCCCATGTACTATCCATAGACACAATATCAAGGAACGTTGATCAAGAAGGAAATTTGCGCACAACGAGGCTGTTGAAAAAGTCCGGAAAGCTGCCCACATGGGTCAAACCCTTTTTAAGAGGTATAACAGAAACATGGATAATCGAAGTTTCCGTAGTGAACCCCGCTAACTCCACAATGAAAACTTACACTAGGAATCTGGATCACACTGGAATCATGAAGGTTGAAGAATATACTACCTATCAATTTGACAGTGCTACAAGTAGTACGATAGCAGACAGCCGGGTGAAGTTTTCAAGTGGCTTCAATATGGGTATCAAATCTAAGGTAGAGGATTGGTCGCGCACTAAATTTGACGAAAACGTTAAGAAAAGCAGAATGGGCATGGCATTTGTTATCCAAAAACTCGAAGAGGCGAGAAATCCTCAGTTTTGA
- the NMT1 gene encoding glycylpeptide N-tetradecanoyltransferase NMT1 (N-myristoyl transferase; catalyzes the cotranslational, covalent attachment of myristic acid to the N-terminal glycine residue of several proteins involved in cellular growth and signal transduction) codes for MSEEDKAKKLENLLKLLQLNNDDTSKFTQEQKKAMKDHKFWRTQPVKDFDEKVVEEGPIDKPKTPEDISDKPLPLLSSFEWCSIDVDNKKQLEDVFVLLNENYVEDRDAGFRFNYTKEFFNWALKSPGWKKDWHIGVRVKETQKLVAFISAIPVTLGVRGKQVPSVEINFLCVHKQLRSKRLTPVLIKEITRRVNKCDIWHALYTAGIVLPAPVSTCRYTHRPLNWKKLYEVDFTGLPDGHTEEDMIAENALPAKTKTAGLRKLKKEDIDQVFELFKRYQSRFELIQIFTKEEFEHNFIGEESLPLDKQVIFSYVVEQPDGKITDFFSFYSLPFTILNNTKYKDLGIGYLYYYATDADFQFKDRFDPKATKALKTRLCELIYDACILAKNANMDVFNALTSQDNTLFLDDLKFGPGDGFLNFYLFNYRAKPITGGLNPDNSNDIKRRSNVGVVML; via the coding sequence ATGTCAGAAGAGGATAAAGCgaaaaaattagagaaTTTATTGAAGTTATTACAGTTGAATAATGACGATACTTCAAAATTCACTCAAGAACAGAAAAAAGCTATGAAAGACCACAAATTCTGGAGAACGCAACCGGTCAAAGATTTCGATGAAAAGGTGGTGGAAGAAGGCCCCATTGATAAGCCAAAGACACCGGAAGATATATCTGACAAGCCACTACCTTTATTGTCTAGCTTCGAATGGTGTAGTATTGATGTGGACAACAAAAAACAGCTTGAAGATGTTTTCGTTCTACTAAATGAAAACTACGTGGAAGACCGCGATGCAGGCTTCAGATTTAACTATACCAAAGAATTCTTCAATTGGGCTTTAAAGAGTCCAGGTTGGAAGAAGGATTGGCATATTGGTGTTCGCGTTAAAGAAACACAGAAATTAGTTGCCTTTATCTCAGCCATACCAGTAACACTTGGTGTTAGAGGTAAACAAGTGCCTAGTGTAGAAATCAATTTCTTGTGCGTTCACAAACAGCTAAGATCGAAGAGATTAACACCTGTTCtaattaaagaaattacgAGACGAGTGAACAAATGTGACATCTGGCATGCATTGTACACGGCAGGTATTGTTTTGCCAGCACCTGTGAGTACGTGTCGTTATACTCATCGTCCCTTGAATTGGAAGAAACTTTATGAAGTAGATTTCACAGGGTTACCAGATGGGCACACAGAGGAGGATATGATTGCTGAGAATGCGTTACCGGCCAAAACAAAGACAGCGGGATTgagaaaattaaagaagGAAGATATTGACCAAGTTTTTGAGTTGTTCAAAAGATATCAATCCAGGTTCGAACtaattcaaattttcacaaaagaagaattcgAACATAATTTCATTGGTGAAGAATCGTTACCATTGGATAAACAAGTAATTTTCTCATATGTAGTCGAACAGCCCGATGGAAAAATTACAGACTTCTTCTCATTTTACTCATTGCCATTCACAATCCTAAATAACACAAAATATAAGGACCTAGGCATCGGGTACTTGTATTATTATGCCACCGATGCAGATTTCCAATTCAAAGACAGGTTTGATCCAAAAGCTACTAAGGCTTTGAAAACAAGATTGTGTGAATTGATTTATGACGCTTGTATTTTGGCCAAAAACGCTAATATGGATGTTTTTAACGCGTTGACTTCGCAAGATAATACATTGTTCTTGGATGATTTGAAGTTCGGGCCCGGTGACGGGTTCTTGAACTTCTATTTATTTAATTATAGAGCAAAGCCGATTACCGGTGGCTTGAATCCCGACAATAGTAACGACATTAAAAGGCGTAGCAATGTCGGTGTTGTTATGTTGTAG
- the HCR1 gene encoding translation initiation factor eIF3 core subunit j (eIF3j component of translation initiation factor 3 (eIF3); role in initiation as a substoichiometric component of eIF3; 60S ribosomal subunit recycling accessory factor; involved in nonsense-mediated mRNA decay (NMD); required for 20S pre-rRNA processing; post-transcriptional role in retrotransposition; absence decreases Ty1 Gag protein levels; binds eIF3 subunits Rpg1p, Prt1p and 18S rRNA; eIF3 promotes programmed stop codon readthrough; human homolog EIF3J can complement a yeast null mutant) yields the protein MSWDDEAINGSMGNDDAVLMDSWDAEIGDDEPVMQSWDAEEEEKKPAPKPKKEQPKKVKKGKESSADRALLDIDTLDEKTRKELIKKAEMESDLNNAADLFAGLGVAEEHPRARALQKEQEEQALKRPAFTKDTPIETHPLFNAETKREYQDLRKALTAAITPMNKKSPLNYSSSLAIDLIRDVAKPMSIESIRQTVATLNVLIKDKEREERQARLARVRGGTATGGAGKKKVKGKTNLGGAFKKDQDFDLDGPDDFEFGDDDFM from the coding sequence atgTCTTGGGACGACGAAGCTATCAATGGTTCTATGGGTAATGATGACGCCGTTTTGATGGACTCATGGGATGCTGAAATTGGTGATGACGAACCTGTCATGCAATCATGGGATgcagaagaggaagaaaagaagccTGCCccaaagccaaaaaaagaacaaccAAAAAAGGTTaaaaaagggaaagaaTCCTCCGCTGACAGAGCCCTATTGGATATTGACACATTGGATGAAAAGACACGTAAAGAATTAATCAAAAAGGCTGAAATGGAGTCTGACTTAAACAATGCTGCAGATTTGTTTGCGGGTTTAGGTGTTGCCGAAGAACATCCAAGGGCTCGTGCTTTACAAAAGGAACAAGAGGAACAAGCTCTAAAAAGACCCGCCTTTACCAAGGACACACCTATCGAAACACATCCTTTGTTTAACGCCGAAACAAAGAGAGAGTACCAGGATTTAAGAAAGGCTCTTACTGCTGCTATTACACcaatgaacaaaaaatctCCGCTGAACTACTCCTCATCGTTAGCGATTGATTTGATTAGAGATGTAGCAAAACCAATGTCCATCGAATCTATAAGACAAACAGTTGCTACTTTGAACGTTTTGATCAAAGATAAGGAAAGAGAGGAGAGGCAAGCTCGTCTGGCCCGTGTTAGAGGTGGTACTGCTACTGGGGGTGCTGGTAAGAAGAAAGTCAAAGGTAAGACCAATTTGGGTGGCGCATTTAAGAAAGATCAAGATTTCGACCTAGATGGCCCCGACGATTTTGAATTCGGTGATGACGACTTTATGTAA
- the PEX13 gene encoding peroxin PEX13 (Peroxisomal importomer complex component; integral peroxisomal membrane protein required for docking and translocation of peroxisomal matrix proteins; interacts with the PTS1 signal recognition factor Pex5p and the PTS2 signal recognition factor Pex7p; forms a complex with Pex14p and Pex17p; human homolog PEX13 complements yeast null mutant) has protein sequence MSSTAVPRPKPWETSASLEEPQRNAQSLSAMMTSNQQDSRPTEESNNSNSASESAPEVLPRPAALNSSGTYGESNTIPGIYGNSNYGIPYDNNPYSMNSIYGNSIGRYGYGGSYYGNNYGSFYGGGYGAGAGYGMNNGSGLGESTKATFQLIESLIGAVTGFAQMLESTYMATHNSFFTMISVAEQFGNLKEMLGSFFGIFAIMKFLKKILYRATKGRLGIPPKNFAESEGSKNKLIEDFQKFNDSGTINSNEKATRRKISWKPLLFFLMAVFGFPYLLNKFITKLQTSGTIRASQGNGSEPIDPSKLEFARALYDFVPENPEMEVALKKGDLMAILSKKDPLGRDSDWWKVRTKNGNIGYIPYNYIEIIKRRKKIEHVDDETRTH, from the coding sequence ATGTCATCCACAGCAGTACCACGACCTAAACCTTGGGAGACCAGTGCTTCGTTAGAGGAGCCACAGCGTAATGCTCAGTCTTTAAGTGCGATGATGACCTCGAATCAGCAGGATTCCAGGCCAACTGAAGAAAGCAATAACAGTAATAGTGCAAGTGAGTCTGCTCCCGAAGTTTTGCCGCGGCCTGCGGCACTTAACTCCTCTGGTACCTACGGCGAATCGAATACAATACCGGGAATATACGGTAATAGCAATTATGGGATACCCTATGATAATAATCCGTATAGTATGAACTCTATATACGGAAACAGCATAGGGAGGTATGGCTATGGAGGATCGTACTATGGCAACAATTATGGATCGTTTTATGGAGGAGGGTACGGTGCAGGAGCGGGATATGGAATGAATAATGGAAGTGGACTAGGTGAGTCGACGAAGGCCACCTTTCAGTTAATAGAAAGTTTGATAGGCGCTGTTACTGGATTTGCACAAATGCTGGAATCTACTTATATGGCCACACACAACTCGTTTTTCACCATGATATCCGTCGCAGAACAGTTTGGTAATTTGAAGGAAATGCTAGgttcattttttggtatCTTTGCTATAATGAAGTTtcttaaaaaaatactctATCGTGCTACTAAGGGGAGACTAGGAATACCACCAAAGAATTTCGCAGAATCTGAAGGAAGCAAAAATAAACTAATTgaagattttcaaaagtttaATGATAGTGGTACCATAAATTCTAATGAGAAAGCcacaagaaggaaaatttcATGGAAACCgctactattttttttgatggcAGTATTTGGTTTTCCATATCTACTAAACAAATTTATTACTAAACTACAGACCTCTGGAACCATACGAGCATCGCAAGGAAATGGTAGCGAGCCTATTGATCCTTCGAAGTTAGAATTTGCAAGAGCGTTATATGATTTTGTTCCAGAAAACCCAGAGATGGAAGTTGCTTTAAAAAAGGGCGACTTGATGGCAATTTTGAGTAAGAAAGACCCTCTTGGGAGGGATTCTGACTGGTGGAAAGTGAGGACAAAGAACGGCAATATTGGCTACATTCCGTATAACTATATTGAGATCATAAAAAGACGGAAGAAAATTGAGCATGTTGATGATGAAACGCGTACACACTAG
- the NCW2 gene encoding Ncw2p (GPI-anchored protein involved in cell wall remodeling; involved in the assembly of the cell wall chitin-glucan structure and repair of damage caused by the antifungal agent polyhexamethylene biguanide; role in the cell wall integrity pathway; expression is upregulated in response to cell wall stress; transported to the cell surface after Pmt1p-Pmt2p-mediated O-mannosylation, colocalizing with bud scars) codes for MKACSILFTTLITLAAAQKDSGSLDGQNSEDSSQKESSNSQEITPTTTKEAQESASTVVSTGKSLVQTSNVVSNTYAVAPSTTVVTTDAQGKTTTQYLWWVAESNSAVSTTSTASVQPTGETSSGITNSASSSTTSTSTDGPVTIVTTTNSLGETYTSTVWWLPSSATTDNTASSSKSSSGSSSKPESSTKVVSTIKSTYTTTSGSTVETLTTTYKSTVNGKVASVMSNSTNGAFAGTHIAYGAGAFAVGALLL; via the coding sequence atgaaGGCCTGTTCCATATTATTTACCACCTTAATTACTCTAGCCGCTGCTCAAAAAGACTCTGGTTCCTTAGATGGCCAGAACTCTGAAGATAGCTCACAAAAGGAAAGCTCAAACTCTCAAGAGATCACACCTACCACGACAAAGGAAGCCCAAGAAAGCGCATCAACTGTAGTTTCTACCGGAAAAAGCTTAGTACAAACTAGCAACGTCGTCAGCAACACCTATGCTGTGGCTCCAAGTACCACCGTAGTGACGACGGATGCACAAGGCAAAACCACGACACAGTACCTATGGTGGGTGGCCGAAAGCAACTCTGCCGTAAGCACAACTTCAACTGCCTCTGTGCAGCCCACCGGAGAGACGTCAAGCGGAATCACCAACTCCGCATCCTCCTCAACGACATCAACATCAACGGACGGGCCAGTTACTATAGTAACTACCACGAATTCGTTAGGTGAGACTTACACATCTACTGTTTGGTGGCTACCGTCCTCAGCCACAACTGACAACACGGCTTCATCAAGTAAATCATCTTCGGGATCCTCATCAAAACCGGAATCAAGCACCAAGGTAGTAAGCACTATCAAATCAACTTATACCACTACGTCAGGTTCTACAGTAGAGACACTGACCACTACATACAAGTCTACAGTCAACGGTAAGGTAGCGTCCGTAATGTCCAATTCTACCAATGGCGCCTTTGCCGGCACTCACATAGCTTATGGTGCGGGTGCATTCGCCGTTGGTGCCCTTTTGTTATAG